TGGTCCTTCAGTGGGGGATACAAAAGCAgagccccctctcccacccccatcaaCCCAAGAAGAGTGGTCTGTACGAGTAAGACATTAACCTTTGCAGTTTTGAGCCGCTGAACTTGAGGATTGTGTCTCTAGCAAAACCTGAGTGATAACACTAAGCCAGCTGGTTGGAACTTGACCCGCCTCTGTCACCCACAGCTTGTTTTGGGCTAACATGCTGGTCTGCCTTTCAGGTAGAGAATGATGACTAAGTGTATTATTCTATCCAGTTTGAGGAGCAGGAAAAAAATGGTCATTACCTCTGGTGACAGGAATTGAGATTCCCCAGGGGGCAGTCAGGACATAAATACGAGAACTGAGGTGGATCAGGGGAACTTCCATGGAAGATTTattcagaagagaaaaaacagttTATGTCTTGGTGCATTTCCTTCCAGGCATGTTTAATGGACACTTAACATATATTTCCTCAAACAGTCCtacttaaaggaaaattttttagaGTTCCGGGCTTGGAATAGTGTTCTCTACTCCAGGGTCTCTCTCTGATTTAGTCTGACTTACTTTCCTAGAGGACTCATGACAAGAACCTTCCCCTTTATTGGTCAGTACACAAGGTGGACTTCATTTCCAGTCTACCAGGAACCCAAATATGGCTTTGGATTCCCTCCAaatcagagcctgagatgtggACTTGAATGCAGTTAGTTTACTTGGGAGGTGAGTCTGGGAAGCAGGAGTCTGGAACAAGAAGGAGGAAAAGCCAATATAAGGATGAATGATCAAGGGCCACTTCAGGCTGGGATCTCTAAGTCACGTAAAGAGTGCCTCCCATCATTGTCCATCTCAAGGATAAGAGGCTGGAACATTTATTCactgcctctccttccctgttGGTTGAGCTTAGGGGCTCGACTTAGCCTCCCTTCAGCTTAGCCACTGTGCTCATTCCAGGGCTGGGCAAGCTCCCACAGCTGTGCAGAGTCTTGAGGCAGACAGTGGGATGATGCCTGATGTGTGCTTGAGATCTGGGAAACCAGCCACCGTAAGGGCACTGGAACCAGGGATATTTTCTATACCAAACCCCATCCCCAAACACTAATCTTAGTTCTTGCAGAGCTGACGGATACAAGGTGATACCAAGAGAACACCACAGGCAGCCCGTGTGAACCCTGGACAAGCTGCCTAATGTCTAAAATGGGGGTAATCCTACCTACTATCCACGGTCATTGTTAATATTTGGTGAGCAAACATGTGAAAATGCACAGCACGGGTCCTAGCACATTACATCTTCTCTTGCTTGACAAATATGAGTCTGCTGCCCTCCCTCTCCAGTAAATGCCATAGGACTGTCCTAGCTGCTGAGGCAAAGGTCCTGAGGGTTCTTCCAACCCTTCACTTGTGCCTTCCTTCTGGTTTTTGACGCTGACTACAATTTGAGCACCAATGAGCAGCAACTTCAAATGGAAACCCAAGTTTAGCCTCTGCTGagataaacagaaaagaacaaaggaaagcaAATAGGCAAGGAAAATGAGTGAAAGTGTAATGCAATTTCATTGTTCTTCTAGGACATTGGGTAGAAATCTTGATGAGGTACCGACCTGTCCTAAATCCTCTTTGGTACAAAGTTCacgaaagggaagagaaagaaaggagcaagggaagagggagggtaagaagaaaaaataaataaaaggaaggagggaagttaTCCACCAGAGACTTTGCTGAGCATTAGGCAATAGGACTTGGGAAAAATTGTAACTGAAACTTTTCTAAAAACCTTTCAGAGAGGTGTTTTTCTTCAGAAAAGCATCATCAGGGCTTTTCGATATCCAGGGCAAGTCTTTCATATTACTAGACATGAAACACGATCATATCTGAAACTGGCCAGAGGCCATTTAGAAATTCAATAATTATTCAACCCAAGGGGCTCTCCAAATGGTGAAGCAGCATCTTAGGAGGAAATTAATATTGAACAGTGTATCGAATCTAATTGGAATCTTGAGGAAATGGGGTCCTGAGTAGGTAAAACAACTGAAAGCTAAAGTGGGTCAGGACAAGTGATCCCCTCATTTTTGTGTCTTGTCTTAATTATGATGTGAAAAGaaggatcttgttttttttttttttatgccaggAGGGCAGGGGGTGGTTTGGAGATGCTCCTTGTTCATTAACAGCCAGTCAGACAATAGAACAGCTTACTCCTTTGTTTCCACAGATATTCAAGGGGAGCTGAGAAGGCTCAagagactttttttgttttgcaatAACATGGCAACTGGGAGTTAAGGACTGATGTACTGGCCCTGGTAGTGGACACAGATCACAAAGACAGTAAAGCTAtgggttttttccctcttctAGAGAAAGTCCATGTGAgagcttccttattttcttatttggagGGGGAGGAGGTGCAGTCAAGTTGCAACCATCCATGACACACCAGCCTCTTCTCTGGTTTCCTGTCCCCTCCTGTATGAATCGCTTTGAGAACAAGACTTCATGACCCTACTGAGCGCACAATGGTCTGATTTCCCATCTTAGAAAGACTCACTCTTAAGTTGATTTGGGGGATCTATGCTGTCTTTACATGAGACTACTTTAGAGTCCAATTCTCCTGGCAACTAACTCTCCTTAGATCCTATCTACTGACCTACTTTAGGAGAATTCCTAGAGGACAATTCTCCGTTATTCAGAGTCTGAGGCAGACCACAAGTTGTACTACCCCTGGTGTGTGTCAGGCCAGCACAAAAACACTGGGCTTCTCTCAGGAGAAAAGTCACTTATTAAAGactcaaatgatttaaaaaaataaacaaaactggaaaaaacacagtctaGTAGGGAGATCTGAAGGATATTGGGTCACtaggaaaaatacaaatagatCCAGAGAGCATGAGGGAAGATCACAATCtcattgaaataaaatgaatttttaaaaaaataagtaaggaaaGCTCACTTTACTCCTATAGAATGGAAGGCAGGCAATTTTCTAGAATGGTTCCAAAGACCCCATCTTGTTTAGCTGCTCTGGTACAATTTTGAACTGTGtcacaggttttctttttccccagccCTCAAACCCCAtgacctttctgtgcctcatttcCACTTCCACGAGATGGGATTGATATAATGTGGATTTCAGAGGACATAATTATAGACATCTAGTGTCATTACAAATGGTAAGAATTATGCCAGCAGGAAATGGGCTTTAACATGTGGATTATTTTCATGGTTTGAAATTGCTTAAAAAGTTTTACATATATACGTACTAGATATGAATAAAAGATTTATATGAATATctttgtatatactatatatatttacatattatgcaTATCTtttgtacatgtacacacacacctctctcttGTTTAAATTGCCATGACTTCAATGCTTATGAGAAGGTATGCCCATTCatttccaggacccagagatgccCCATACAACAATGAGACAATCTCTCCAGGATTATGAGCAATCAGGGTTTTGAAAGCAAAATCAAAGTAGGTAAGGAGGAAGTGTGCCTTACTGTTCAAGATTTGTTAAGTAGACAGTTGGGTTAACCCTCGTCGCTTGGTATGAGAAAAGGACTCTGAGAATGTCTGTTCTTTGTTAGTAAGCTCCTATAATCAATATGGTTAGCACACAATGCCAAAGGGTAATCAGACTACCAAAATTAATAGGAATGCCCTCTCACAAATCCAATTTGAGTGAGCTCTGCTCTCCTGAGCAACATGATTTTGAGTCTGTTTGTCAAGGACGACGCAAACATGTTTTCTCCACTTGACTCTATTGCAATGTGTTATGATGTTACTATGGTGACGCTCTTACgctctccctttgctcttttggTGCCCTCTCAGTGGAAGCTGTAATGAGGTGGTTTGGCAACAGAATCTTTCTGGGATTTTTCTCATTCACCACTGAAGACCAGCATGGCTTTCCTCTTACAGGAAATACATAAAGCATGAACTGAAAATGACAGAAAGTAATTTGCACTGACTTGGGCAaaaaatgtgaatgttattaaTTCTGTACCTAATTACCCAGaaatattctctttttgtttccaATTCTAGGACATGACATCCCAAGAGGCGGTAAGTCTTCTAGATTGAGTGTGGAATGTCACACGGGCTGGGGGCTAGGGTGTCTTGCCCTCCCGAGGGAGGAGCTATGGGAGGGTGATGTAGAACTATGtgctggaaagaaaaagagatgcaGTTTCTGGAGCACATACCATGTGGCAAGCTCTGTGCTAAGCGCATTACATGCATCCCTTGACAGAATCCATACAACCACTTATGTTATTTACcccattttataaaatgaggcAATAGACACAGTGAATGTGGGTCTTTCAGACTCTGATGCCCATTCTATTAATTACTATGCCACTTTGTCTCCCTAAAATGCATCTTTCAAATGACCTGTCTGCTCTCATTTCCCTGCAAAAGCTTGGAAGTAAGAACCATGAGTGCCTCCATCCATACTCCTTAGACTTATCCCATCGCTACCTGGAGAGATTTATCTGAGACAGCTTGAAATCTGACAATTTTATCTTGGACAAGCACACTTTTGGGGCCTTCTCCACTGCTGTATCAGGACACACAGCAGTAATGGTCATGAGACCTACAACCAACATCCCAGTCATATTAGTTGTGTAATCTGGGGCGAGTCAATTCTTCCAGACTGTtatttcacctataaaatggaaatggtgAAAATTATACTTGTCCAAAGGTCAGGAATAACCCAGTTGCTTTCATTATCTGTTTTTGCTCACTTGAGAACCTTTTGGTTCTAGGATATGGGAGGCTGTGCTCTGGACCTAGAATGACAGATCCATGATTGCCCTTTTATAATGTGGCAAACAGAGAAGCCTCTCAAAACATTTTATCAGCAagaagttcatttttgtcttctacTAACTGCCTTTTGAGTTATAACTTCAGACATTGCTTTGGCAGCTCTTTCATTAACTTTCTCCATCAATAACTTAGATGAAAATCATTACATTTCCTTTGATCTCTAGCCTAGCATGGGGGTCCCAGCCTTTATCATCTGACTGCACACATAGTCCCCATACCAACTAGATTAATCTTGGTTTCTAGGACACATTTAGCATTTTCCTACCTTCCTGTATCATTACAGGTTTTCTGTACCTGAAACAACTTTTCTAACTCCAACAATGtccaccttatttatttatttatagatttgatttgtttatttgagagaaacacaaagagagtgagagagagagagagagagagagagagaacatgagcagggtgaggggaaaagggagaagcagacgccctgctgagcagggagcctgatgcagggcttcatcccaggactctgggatcatgacttgagctgacggcagatgctgagccaccgattgagccacccaggtaccccagtgtcCACCATCTTTAGGTCCAGCTCAAATGCCACATCCTCCCTGAAACTCCCCCTAGTCAACTTCATCCAGAATTAATCTTGTGTCTGTGCTCCACAGAAATGTATCAGCCTCTTCTATacgccccttcccctccccacttcttGCTAGTCATATTTCTCTAACTAGGTTGTAAGCATCTTGAGGGCAGGATCCCAGGCAGTCTATTGCTGCATGATAATGGCAGAGGAGTGTGAGGGTTCCACTATGGTTTTAAGTCATGCTGCCAAGTCTAAAACCTACCTACATGATGTACTAggtgcatgaccttgggcaagttccctCAAATGGAGGAAATTTCTGGTCTCTAATTTCTTCACCTGTATTTACTACATAGGAactttgtgagaattaaatgagacatTCCACGTAAAGTACTTAGTGAGCACCTGACATATGATGGGTGCTTAATAGAGATTAAGTATTGGCAACACCCATAATGAGTTctcttcatttattaattcaacacATATTTGAGTGCCATATTAGCATGTTCAGGTggtataacaaaataccatagaccagATGGCTTAAAtattagacatttatttctctcagttttgggcactgggaagtccaagatcatgatGCTGGCCAGTTTGGTTCCTGCTAAGAGTCTTGTTGGCTTATGGATGActtccttctcactgtgtcctcatgtggcacAGAGACAACAGtctctcttttcctgtttctctttatAAAGCCACTAATCACCACTAATCTCACCATGAGCAAACTACCCTTATCACTTCATCTAACTGTAATTATCTCTTGATCTTgggcaaaaggccaagaagcggaTAACTGTAATACACTCTTAAAGGCTCCaactccaaataccatcacatggagggttagggcttcaacatatggatttgggggCGGAGGGAGGTGGGATATAATTCAGTCCTTAGCAAGCACCTATACATTTATTGAGCTAGTCCAAGGATAGAGtaataaacaaaatagataaaaatccaTGTCATGTGGAATTTACATTCTAGTAGAAAGAGTAAGACCgtgtggtagacagaataatggaCCCCCAAATGTCCACATCTTTATCTCCATAACCTGGGATCGTGTTACATTACATGGCAAGGAGGCACTGGGGTTGCAGACAGAATTAAGGTCACTAATCAGCTGACTTTGACATAGGGAGATAACACTGGATTATTTGGATGGGCTCAGTGTCACCCAAAGGGCCTTTATAagtggaagagggaagcagaaaggtcagggtgaagaaaatgaaatcttgactgCTGTGGCTGGTTttggagatggagaaaggaaaCCCTGGCTGAGGTATGTCAGCAGCCTCTAGAAACCAGTAAAAACAGGGAAAGTGACTGCCTTTCCTCCAGAGACTTCAAAgaggaatgcagccctgctgaCATCAATGAGACCTGGGCTGAAAGTCTAACCTACAgaatataataaatttgtattgttgtATGTTGTTAAGTTTGTGGTTCTTTGTTCCagcagccatagaaaactaacacagacagaaaatgaatacaggattatatatatatatatatatatatatatatatatatatatatagttagatGGCAATAAATTCTGAGAAATTGGAGCAGGGAATATGGATAAGGGAGTGTTAGAAGGGGAAGGTGATAATAATTTTAAGTAGATTTGGAAGAGGAGCCCAAGGAGGATTTGGAGTAGCAAGTTGACAAAATAGGACACACTTTTACTGGAATCACATTGGCTGGTTTATTGAGAATAGCACAGATGGGGGGACAAGGTGGAAAGAGGGACAGAAGGTTATTGTAGTAATACTAGCTACAGGTATTTGTGGCTTGGTCTGAGGTGGTGGAAAGAGGTCTGTCAATAAAGCCAATGAGATGTGTTGTTAGATTAGGAGTggaacagaaaaggagaaaagtcaaAGAGGATCCTCTGGTTTGGGGCTTTAAGCCAATGAAAGGTTGGAGAGGCCATTCACTGAGATGGGGAAGACAGCAGGGGAGCACGTTTGAGGGAGAGGATGGTGTAGGTTGGGTGGACTCCTGGTACCTgaatcctttccttcccctaGTCTTTCCCTTCAGATTGCTTTTCCCTACAAGCAAAGAACCATAGACATAAGGAATAATAGCCAGTGGGAAACAGCATCTTGTTCAATTTGTGCCGGAGCCAGTTTGTTATGTAACACCTACGCAGGGTTCTGATAAAAGCCTGACTGGAGAAGGAGGTGTAGCCCGGGACGCTACAGATGGAATGTGTGTGCCCTCCCCAAATTCATCTGTTGAATCCTATggcccagtgtgatggtattggGAGATGAAACTTCTGTGTGGTGATCAGTCATGAGGGAGGATGccttatgaatgggattagtgtctttATAAAAGAGGCCTGAGAAAGCTTCCTGCCCCCTTTTGCgttgtgaggacacagtgaaaaatTGTCTAAGAGGAAAGCAAGCCCTCACCAAACACTGAATCTGATGGCAACTTATCttagacttctcagcctccagaattgtgagaaaccCCTTTCTGCTCTTGGGAAGCCCCCAGGCTTTGTTGTAGTAGCCTGACCACACAAAGATGCAGGAGGACCAAGGAGGGCTTGAATCTAAATGCTGGCCCTTCCGAGCACACTGTGAAGGTGGACCCATCCTTCTCTAGCACACCAGGTCATAGGCAGAGAAGCTAGGAGAGAATGGGCAAGAACTGGGGTATTATTCACTACAATGACCCCTCTCACTAATGAAAATTATCCAGGAAATATGGGTGGCTCCCTCCCAGTCACAAGATTTACCATTCCTCCCTGGGGAAATCGCCACTAAGGGGATAAAAGTGGGATGAAAGTTCTCTCCTCCCACAGGCAAAGCTGAAACgccaggagagaggcagagatggttccattaatatttattgattagaACTGAATGCCCTCTTCACCGCGTGCATGTCTTGCTCATCAGTACTCTGGACCGTGAGTCAGCTCTCCAAGGGCAGAGTCGGATCTCAGTGTTTGGCTTTAGTTTCTAAGGCAAAAAAAAccccttatttttcctttttgaatggACAGAAAAGATCATGCCAAGGGTATTGCAAGGCAGGCAAGAGACTTCCCATTTAGGGACTAGTGAGTGAAAGGGAAGGACAATTAAAGGTAAACTGGGGTAATTAAGAGATACTTCCATCCTGATTGTTCTGCACCATGAGAGTGTTCTGATTGCCATGAGGCCAAAAGGACAAAAGCTTTAAAAGCAGTGACTAGGGTTTGAGGCAGTTTGGAAATGAAACTGCATTACTCAATAAGAATCATTGCCTAATTAATGGCCGTATATTTGCATCTGACTATTTTTCACCCTCATATTTGAGTTTCTTATTTACAATCTCCAATATCTTTGCATTGCCCAAGAATTAAGTGGAATCATTTAATCCACTGTTAACATCATTAGACTATAACTATTtgtctttcaaatatttcttatgaTATCAGAAATTACTTAATATTGCAGAAAATGTGTGGTTTTAGAGGTTCTCATTTAGTAGTGGTGGAAATTGCTTTTGGGGGAATGATGTTGACCTTGCATGCATCCTCATTTCTACTTACTATTTTTCCATACTTCCCGatatttgggtggctcagtcggttgagcctccAGATCAAGCCctgattgggctccctgctcagtggggagtcagcttctccctctccctctgcccttcacctctgcccttgcttgtgcacgtgcactctcaaataaataaataatatatatataaaatatataacatatattatatatgtatatttccatACCTCTTTAAAGTGTGTAGTCAGAATTGTAAAATCCAGTACCTACTCATTTGGTACTCCCCAATCGGCATGTACTAAGGAGctatagggaaataaaaatatgtggaaGGCATTATTTTCcttaggaagttttttttttttttttaagattttatttatttatttgacagagatcacaagtaggcagagaggcaggcagagagagaggaggaagcaggctccccgatgagcagtgagcctgatgcggggctccatcccaggaccctgagatcatgacctgagccgaaggcaggggcttaacccactgagccacccaggcgctcctcctcAGGAAGTTTTTATCTAGTGATTCCGACTATTAAGAAtgctttctggggcgcctgggtggctcagtgggttaaaccctctgccttcggctcaggtcatgatctcggggtcctgggatggagctccacattgggctctctgcttaacggggaccctgcctcccccccctctctctgcctacttgtgatctctgtcaagtgaataaataaaatcttaaaaaaaaaaaaaaaaaagaatgctttctatgttaaaaaaaagaaaaagaagaagaaaaataatgcttTCTATGTTTAGTTTACCCTTAAAACCACCCAGCAAGGTAGATACTGCTCTTCCAATTTACAGAGGAAAATACTGGTTTAGAAGTCACAGACCGAAAATCACACAGTAGAAAGTCGCAGGGTGTGCCCGGCTTCCAAGGCTATTCTCAGTCCACTACTCCCAGGTTGTTCTAGTAAAGCCGCCAGAATCTCAGTATTCTCCAATGattaaagccccccccccccccgtcagtATTTTCCAACAGTCTTTTTCAACAAGTGACAAAATCTTGGAGAAGGTGATTTCCCCCTTTCTAGGTGCCTTGGCTGTGTTGGACCCAGAACGCGAACTTTCTGATGCTCTCTCGCTCTCCGCCCTCGTGAGAGGGTCCCGGTCTTTTTGGCAAGCCCTGGAGCCCACATAGACCGCCCATTCCTCACCTCTGCGGGAGGCAAGATGAGCCTCCAGGCGACCTGACTTCACGGAGCTGCCATTCCGCGGGCGGCCGCCAGGGGTCCCCGGTCGGCGCCCCCGCGCGACAGCCGCGCGCTGGGCGCCTGTGGGGGCTACTTCGGAACGGCGGCGGCTGGAGCTCCAACTCCGCGCTCGCTCGCCCCCGCGCTCGTGGAGACCGCGCGCGCTGGCCCCTCGCCGCTCGCTCCGCGCCCGCCGCGTGGATCCGCAAGCGTCGCCCGTCCGGCCCCCGGCTCGTCCTCCTCCTCCGGCGCCGGCTGCGGCTGATCCGGCGCAGGAGCCGACAGGGCCGCGGGCTGAAGGTAAAAGCCCACGGTGAGTGAGAGCCCGCGCGCGGCGAGGCGAGGTGGCGCCGCCAGGCAGCTGCTCGCCCTCCGGGGTGCCGGGGCGGGCAGCGGCGTGGGGCGCCCCTGGGGGAGGACGCGTCGGGGGTAGGGGGGGCGGGGGTGAGCGGCGGCTCCGGGGCTGCGATCCGCGTCAGACCCCTGCCCGCGCCTCGGCTCAGGCCGGCTCCTCGCGTGCCCTTCTCGAGCGGGAACGAGAGTCCCGTCCGCAGCCCGGGCTCCCGGGCCTTGACTGTGAAAGGTCTAGCAGTAAAATGCATGGCCCGCGGGGTACAAGTGCGTCCCGAAGCATCCCGAATCGCGGGAGACTGCCGCGTGCGGGTCGGGCTGCGGGCGGCGGGAAGACAAACTTTTTTTGCGAAAGTGCGCCTGGGCGGGAGCACGGCGCTCCGGGCGCGTGCGGAGGCTGGGCGCGGGCTGCGCCGGGGAAGCCCGCTCCGCCGGCCCGCTCGCCCCGGGCACTGTCGGGGCTTCGGGGAGGGAGCGCGTGGCTGAAGGACGGGGAAGCTCTGCTGCCCCCTTGGGCCAACAACTGTCAAACATCTGGAAtccagcccctcccttcccctgcgcCGTGGAAGGTGAAAACCCCATAACTTTCCTTTGATTGTCCTCCCTGCCTTGGGATCCCTCTCCGAATGGAAAAGGGCCGCCCTCCGGTGCCAGGCAAGTGAGCACCGGAGACTGCAGGCCCCTCAGGCTCCCCCCTTCACCCACCTTCCTGACCGCCTCCCAGATGTCCTCCCCGCAGGGACCACGCCACAGCGCCCGTGGAGATCGTGACGAATGGCCTTTTGTTTCTCCGCGTCTCCCCTATTGTTTGCCTTTGCAACATCTGACGGGGCTCGCGGAGAGCAGGACTCCCCCCCGGGTCTTCCCCGCACTCCCCTACCTCCCGCCAGCCACACGGCCCGCTCCCGTCCGGCATCCGGACGGGGAAGGGCGAGGAGCCCGGCCCCCGCGAGGCCGCCGCACCAAGGCCCTGCGGTTAGAGGGCGGAGGGAAAGTTGCTGCTTCCCCGCCTCCTCGGCTGCCTGTGGCCCCGGGCGCGTTTCTCGGATCCGATCCCAGACGCGCCGCGAAGGGCGCAGCCGGAGAGGGGTGCCGCTTTCCCGAGAGTGGGAGAGACCTTCCGCCCTCCGCCAGGGTGTCCTTGGGTGGTTCCAGCGGATTTAAATATCCGCCCGAAGGCGTGTGGCTGGGCCACTTCCAGGGCAGGGGGGACGGGATAAGGGCACTTTGGGTAGGTCCTGGGGTCTGCGAGTTTTCAGGGACTGGAGAACAGGCGAGAATGGAGAAGGAAGCAACCCAAGAAGCCTCAAGACTTTGCCTAGAAACAGTGGTTAGGTGGCTCCCTCCAGACTGAACGTGGAATTTTGACTTAGGGGTAGGGCTCCAAGTTGAAATCCCAGGCCCCCTGTAAGCATTTGGAAAAAAGCAAATCCGGAGGATACCGCGCAGAGGGACGCCGCCAGGGCAGTGTTCACGCCAACAAGTTCTTGAGAACCAGTGGCTTGGAACTGCCTCCGAGTTCCCCAGGGGGTGCGCCTGTTAGGTTATAGGTGGCCCTGCTTCTTTGCCTTCCCtctcaagtcagatgcttacacATCGTGCCTCTTCTTAGTGTGGATTATTAAAGAGGTAGGGCAACAGCAAAGTAGGCACTCCGAGAAGGCAGAGTTCCCTTACGGTGCCCAGACTGTCGTTTTTGCCGGTGAGGGGAGGCCAAGCCTGTGCACCTGTTAGAAGCTGTGCACGCTCAGCTTTACTGTATCGGTGTTTCCAGCATTTTCTCATGGAGGCCCAGTCGTTCCTATTCCAGGGAAGCTCAGTTACACTCTTTCTACTCTCTACCTTTTGATCCCTTCCCggagcctggggagggaggaagcaagcttccaTCAGAACACCTGTGACCTAGGTACCCACTCAAGCGTTTTATGTGGGACCTCTGCACAGTTCTGGGAGTTTTCCCTTTATCTGACTTACCAGAAATTTGACTTTCAttcaataaacagaaaaacaaaggggACTGCTAACTCAGGAAGCACTTTCTCCAGTGATTTCTGGATATTACCAGTGgcaccaacaaaagaaaaaaagtgaaatttctgaagaaatggaaagcaCTTTACAAAGGTCTCATGAAAACGATGCCTAAGGAAGGATACCTTTGAAATTTAGCAGCTACTTAGTAGCAGCAGGAGTAGAATTCGGCAGACCTGG
This is a stretch of genomic DNA from Mustela lutreola isolate mMusLut2 chromosome 12, mMusLut2.pri, whole genome shotgun sequence. It encodes these proteins:
- the LOC131812855 gene encoding dapper homolog 3 → MHFTARPFTVKAREPGLRTGLSFPLEKGTRGAGLSRGAGRGLTRIAAPEPPLTPAPPTPDASSPRGAPRRCPPRHPGGRAAAWRRHLASPRAGSHSPWAFTFSPRPCRLLRRISRSRRRRRRTSRGPDGRRLRIHAAGAERAARGQRARSPRARGRASAELELQPPPFRSSPHRRPARGCRAGAPTGDPWRPPAEWQLREVRSPGGSSCLPQSSLVHADWGVPNE